A DNA window from Elephas maximus indicus isolate mEleMax1 chromosome 17, mEleMax1 primary haplotype, whole genome shotgun sequence contains the following coding sequences:
- the ST3GAL4 gene encoding CMP-N-acetylneuraminate-beta-galactosamide-alpha-2,3-sialyltransferase 4 isoform X5 has product MTSKSPPLCMCSAGWKLLAMLALVLVVMVWYSISREDRYIELFYFPIPEKREPCLQGEAERKASKIFGNYSRDQPIFLQLKDFFWVKTPSAYELPYGTKGSEDLLLRVLAITSYAMPESIQSLKCRRCVVVGNGHRLRNSSLGEAINKYDVVIRLNNAPVAGYEGDVGSKTTMRLFYPESAHFNPKVENNPDTLLVLVAFKAMDFHWIETILSDKKRVRKGFWKQPPLIWEVSPKQIRILNPFFMEIAADRLLSLPMQQPRKIKQKPTTGLLAITMALHFCDLVHIAGFGYPDVYNKKQTIHYYEQITLKSMAGSGHNVSQEALAIKRMLEIGVIKNLTYF; this is encoded by the exons ATGACCAGCAAGTCCC CTCCTCTGTGCATGTGCTCTGCAGGCTGGAAGCTCCTGGCCATGCTGGCTCTGGTCCTGGTCGTCATGGTGTGGTATTCCATCTCCCGAGAAGACAGGTACATTGAGCT CTTTTATTTTCCCATCCCAGAGAAAAGGGAGCCATGCCTCCAGGGTGAGGCGGAGAGGAAGGCCTCTAAGATCTTTGGCAA TTACTCCCGAGATCAGCCCATTTTCTTGCAGCTGAAGGATTTTTTCTGGGTCAAGACACCTTCTGCCTATGAGCTGCCCTATGGGACCAAGGGGAGCG AAGACCTGCTTCTCCGGGTTCTAGCCATCACGAGCTACGCCATGCCGGAGAGCATCCAGAG CCTGAAGTGCCGCCGCTGCGTGGTGGTGGGGAACGGGCACCGGCTACGGAACAGCTCGCTGGGAGAGGCCATCAACAAGTACGATGTGGTCATCAG ATTGAACAACGCCCCAGTGGCTGGCTACGAGGGGGACGTGGGCTCCAAGACCACCATGCGTCTCTTTTACCCTGAATCTGCCCACTTCAATCCCAAAGTGGAGAATAACCCAGATACACTCCTGGTCCTGGTAGCATTCAAGGCGATGGACTTCCACTGGATTGAGACCATCCTGAGTGACAAGAAGCGG GTGCGAAAGGGTTTCTGGAAGCAGCCTCCCCTCATCTGGGAAGTTAGCCCGAAGCAGATTCGGATTCTCAACCCCTTCTTCATGGAGATTGCAGCTGACAGACTGCTGAGCCTGCCAATGCAACAGCCCCGCAAAATTAAGCAG AAGCCCACCACAGGGCTGTTGGCCATCACCATGGCCCTCCACTTCTGCGACTTGGTGCACATTGCTGGCTTTGGCTACCCAGATGTCTACAACAAGAAGCAGACCATTCACTACTATGAGCAGATCACACTCAAGTCCATGGCG GGGTCAGGCCACAATGTCTCCCAGGAGGCACTGGCCATCAAGCGGATGCTAGAAATCGGAGTCATCAAGAACCTCACTTACTTCTGA
- the ST3GAL4 gene encoding CMP-N-acetylneuraminate-beta-galactosamide-alpha-2,3-sialyltransferase 4 isoform X8, translating into MTSKSRWKLLAMLALVLVVMVWYSISREDSYSRDQPIFLQLKDFFWVKTPSAYELPYGTKGSEDLLLRVLAITSYAMPESIQSLKCRRCVVVGNGHRLRNSSLGEAINKYDVVIRLNNAPVAGYEGDVGSKTTMRLFYPESAHFNPKVENNPDTLLVLVAFKAMDFHWIETILSDKKRVRKGFWKQPPLIWEVSPKQIRILNPFFMEIAADRLLSLPMQQPRKIKQKPTTGLLAITMALHFCDLVHIAGFGYPDVYNKKQTIHYYEQITLKSMAGSGHNVSQEALAIKRMLEIGVIKNLTYF; encoded by the exons ATGACCAGCAAGTCCC GCTGGAAGCTCCTGGCCATGCTGGCTCTGGTCCTGGTCGTCATGGTGTGGTATTCCATCTCCCGAGAAGACAG TTACTCCCGAGATCAGCCCATTTTCTTGCAGCTGAAGGATTTTTTCTGGGTCAAGACACCTTCTGCCTATGAGCTGCCCTATGGGACCAAGGGGAGCG AAGACCTGCTTCTCCGGGTTCTAGCCATCACGAGCTACGCCATGCCGGAGAGCATCCAGAG CCTGAAGTGCCGCCGCTGCGTGGTGGTGGGGAACGGGCACCGGCTACGGAACAGCTCGCTGGGAGAGGCCATCAACAAGTACGATGTGGTCATCAG ATTGAACAACGCCCCAGTGGCTGGCTACGAGGGGGACGTGGGCTCCAAGACCACCATGCGTCTCTTTTACCCTGAATCTGCCCACTTCAATCCCAAAGTGGAGAATAACCCAGATACACTCCTGGTCCTGGTAGCATTCAAGGCGATGGACTTCCACTGGATTGAGACCATCCTGAGTGACAAGAAGCGG GTGCGAAAGGGTTTCTGGAAGCAGCCTCCCCTCATCTGGGAAGTTAGCCCGAAGCAGATTCGGATTCTCAACCCCTTCTTCATGGAGATTGCAGCTGACAGACTGCTGAGCCTGCCAATGCAACAGCCCCGCAAAATTAAGCAG AAGCCCACCACAGGGCTGTTGGCCATCACCATGGCCCTCCACTTCTGCGACTTGGTGCACATTGCTGGCTTTGGCTACCCAGATGTCTACAACAAGAAGCAGACCATTCACTACTATGAGCAGATCACACTCAAGTCCATGGCG GGGTCAGGCCACAATGTCTCCCAGGAGGCACTGGCCATCAAGCGGATGCTAGAAATCGGAGTCATCAAGAACCTCACTTACTTCTGA
- the ST3GAL4 gene encoding CMP-N-acetylneuraminate-beta-galactosamide-alpha-2,3-sialyltransferase 4 isoform X7 — protein sequence MTSKSRWKLLAMLALVLVVMVWYSISREDSFYFPIPEKREPCLQGEAERKASKIFGNYSRDQPIFLQLKDFFWVKTPSAYELPYGTKGSEDLLLRVLAITSYAMPESIQSLKCRRCVVVGNGHRLRNSSLGEAINKYDVVIRLNNAPVAGYEGDVGSKTTMRLFYPESAHFNPKVENNPDTLLVLVAFKAMDFHWIETILSDKKRVRKGFWKQPPLIWEVSPKQIRILNPFFMEIAADRLLSLPMQQPRKIKQKPTTGLLAITMALHFCDLVHIAGFGYPDVYNKKQTIHYYEQITLKSMAGSGHNVSQEALAIKRMLEIGVIKNLTYF from the exons ATGACCAGCAAGTCCC GCTGGAAGCTCCTGGCCATGCTGGCTCTGGTCCTGGTCGTCATGGTGTGGTATTCCATCTCCCGAGAAGACAG CTTTTATTTTCCCATCCCAGAGAAAAGGGAGCCATGCCTCCAGGGTGAGGCGGAGAGGAAGGCCTCTAAGATCTTTGGCAA TTACTCCCGAGATCAGCCCATTTTCTTGCAGCTGAAGGATTTTTTCTGGGTCAAGACACCTTCTGCCTATGAGCTGCCCTATGGGACCAAGGGGAGCG AAGACCTGCTTCTCCGGGTTCTAGCCATCACGAGCTACGCCATGCCGGAGAGCATCCAGAG CCTGAAGTGCCGCCGCTGCGTGGTGGTGGGGAACGGGCACCGGCTACGGAACAGCTCGCTGGGAGAGGCCATCAACAAGTACGATGTGGTCATCAG ATTGAACAACGCCCCAGTGGCTGGCTACGAGGGGGACGTGGGCTCCAAGACCACCATGCGTCTCTTTTACCCTGAATCTGCCCACTTCAATCCCAAAGTGGAGAATAACCCAGATACACTCCTGGTCCTGGTAGCATTCAAGGCGATGGACTTCCACTGGATTGAGACCATCCTGAGTGACAAGAAGCGG GTGCGAAAGGGTTTCTGGAAGCAGCCTCCCCTCATCTGGGAAGTTAGCCCGAAGCAGATTCGGATTCTCAACCCCTTCTTCATGGAGATTGCAGCTGACAGACTGCTGAGCCTGCCAATGCAACAGCCCCGCAAAATTAAGCAG AAGCCCACCACAGGGCTGTTGGCCATCACCATGGCCCTCCACTTCTGCGACTTGGTGCACATTGCTGGCTTTGGCTACCCAGATGTCTACAACAAGAAGCAGACCATTCACTACTATGAGCAGATCACACTCAAGTCCATGGCG GGGTCAGGCCACAATGTCTCCCAGGAGGCACTGGCCATCAAGCGGATGCTAGAAATCGGAGTCATCAAGAACCTCACTTACTTCTGA
- the ST3GAL4 gene encoding CMP-N-acetylneuraminate-beta-galactosamide-alpha-2,3-sialyltransferase 4 isoform X6: MTSKSRWKLLAMLALVLVVMVWYSISREDRYIELFYFPIPEKREPCLQGEAERKASKIFGNYSRDQPIFLQLKDFFWVKTPSAYELPYGTKGSEDLLLRVLAITSYAMPESIQSLKCRRCVVVGNGHRLRNSSLGEAINKYDVVIRLNNAPVAGYEGDVGSKTTMRLFYPESAHFNPKVENNPDTLLVLVAFKAMDFHWIETILSDKKRVRKGFWKQPPLIWEVSPKQIRILNPFFMEIAADRLLSLPMQQPRKIKQKPTTGLLAITMALHFCDLVHIAGFGYPDVYNKKQTIHYYEQITLKSMAGSGHNVSQEALAIKRMLEIGVIKNLTYF; this comes from the exons ATGACCAGCAAGTCCC GCTGGAAGCTCCTGGCCATGCTGGCTCTGGTCCTGGTCGTCATGGTGTGGTATTCCATCTCCCGAGAAGACAGGTACATTGAGCT CTTTTATTTTCCCATCCCAGAGAAAAGGGAGCCATGCCTCCAGGGTGAGGCGGAGAGGAAGGCCTCTAAGATCTTTGGCAA TTACTCCCGAGATCAGCCCATTTTCTTGCAGCTGAAGGATTTTTTCTGGGTCAAGACACCTTCTGCCTATGAGCTGCCCTATGGGACCAAGGGGAGCG AAGACCTGCTTCTCCGGGTTCTAGCCATCACGAGCTACGCCATGCCGGAGAGCATCCAGAG CCTGAAGTGCCGCCGCTGCGTGGTGGTGGGGAACGGGCACCGGCTACGGAACAGCTCGCTGGGAGAGGCCATCAACAAGTACGATGTGGTCATCAG ATTGAACAACGCCCCAGTGGCTGGCTACGAGGGGGACGTGGGCTCCAAGACCACCATGCGTCTCTTTTACCCTGAATCTGCCCACTTCAATCCCAAAGTGGAGAATAACCCAGATACACTCCTGGTCCTGGTAGCATTCAAGGCGATGGACTTCCACTGGATTGAGACCATCCTGAGTGACAAGAAGCGG GTGCGAAAGGGTTTCTGGAAGCAGCCTCCCCTCATCTGGGAAGTTAGCCCGAAGCAGATTCGGATTCTCAACCCCTTCTTCATGGAGATTGCAGCTGACAGACTGCTGAGCCTGCCAATGCAACAGCCCCGCAAAATTAAGCAG AAGCCCACCACAGGGCTGTTGGCCATCACCATGGCCCTCCACTTCTGCGACTTGGTGCACATTGCTGGCTTTGGCTACCCAGATGTCTACAACAAGAAGCAGACCATTCACTACTATGAGCAGATCACACTCAAGTCCATGGCG GGGTCAGGCCACAATGTCTCCCAGGAGGCACTGGCCATCAAGCGGATGCTAGAAATCGGAGTCATCAAGAACCTCACTTACTTCTGA
- the ST3GAL4 gene encoding CMP-N-acetylneuraminate-beta-galactosamide-alpha-2,3-sialyltransferase 4 isoform X3: MGMLRSKPYAEKLEPEQNLGLGLLELGLEEPGMAGENVVNQDCPCLCLSLAPLCMCSAGWKLLAMLALVLVVMVWYSISREDRYIELYSRDQPIFLQLKDFFWVKTPSAYELPYGTKGSEDLLLRVLAITSYAMPESIQSLKCRRCVVVGNGHRLRNSSLGEAINKYDVVIRLNNAPVAGYEGDVGSKTTMRLFYPESAHFNPKVENNPDTLLVLVAFKAMDFHWIETILSDKKRVRKGFWKQPPLIWEVSPKQIRILNPFFMEIAADRLLSLPMQQPRKIKQKPTTGLLAITMALHFCDLVHIAGFGYPDVYNKKQTIHYYEQITLKSMAGSGHNVSQEALAIKRMLEIGVIKNLTYF, from the exons ATGGGAATGCTCAGGTCCAAGCCCTATGCTGAAAAGCTAGAGCCAGAACAAAACCTGGGCCTGGGTCTGCTGGAGTTGGGGTTGGAGGAACCCGGAATGGCAGGTGAGAATGTGGTGAACCAGGACTGTCCCTGCCTGTGTCTGTCTCTAGCTCCTCTGTGCATGTGCTCTGCAGGCTGGAAGCTCCTGGCCATGCTGGCTCTGGTCCTGGTCGTCATGGTGTGGTATTCCATCTCCCGAGAAGACAGGTACATTGAGCT TTACTCCCGAGATCAGCCCATTTTCTTGCAGCTGAAGGATTTTTTCTGGGTCAAGACACCTTCTGCCTATGAGCTGCCCTATGGGACCAAGGGGAGCG AAGACCTGCTTCTCCGGGTTCTAGCCATCACGAGCTACGCCATGCCGGAGAGCATCCAGAG CCTGAAGTGCCGCCGCTGCGTGGTGGTGGGGAACGGGCACCGGCTACGGAACAGCTCGCTGGGAGAGGCCATCAACAAGTACGATGTGGTCATCAG ATTGAACAACGCCCCAGTGGCTGGCTACGAGGGGGACGTGGGCTCCAAGACCACCATGCGTCTCTTTTACCCTGAATCTGCCCACTTCAATCCCAAAGTGGAGAATAACCCAGATACACTCCTGGTCCTGGTAGCATTCAAGGCGATGGACTTCCACTGGATTGAGACCATCCTGAGTGACAAGAAGCGG GTGCGAAAGGGTTTCTGGAAGCAGCCTCCCCTCATCTGGGAAGTTAGCCCGAAGCAGATTCGGATTCTCAACCCCTTCTTCATGGAGATTGCAGCTGACAGACTGCTGAGCCTGCCAATGCAACAGCCCCGCAAAATTAAGCAG AAGCCCACCACAGGGCTGTTGGCCATCACCATGGCCCTCCACTTCTGCGACTTGGTGCACATTGCTGGCTTTGGCTACCCAGATGTCTACAACAAGAAGCAGACCATTCACTACTATGAGCAGATCACACTCAAGTCCATGGCG GGGTCAGGCCACAATGTCTCCCAGGAGGCACTGGCCATCAAGCGGATGCTAGAAATCGGAGTCATCAAGAACCTCACTTACTTCTGA
- the ST3GAL4 gene encoding CMP-N-acetylneuraminate-beta-galactosamide-alpha-2,3-sialyltransferase 4 isoform X1 — MGMLRSKPYAEKLEPEQNLGLGLLELGLEEPGMAGENVVNQDCPCLCLSLAPLCMCSAGWKLLAMLALVLVVMVWYSISREDRYIELFYFPIPEKREPCLQGEAERKASKIFGNYSRDQPIFLQLKDFFWVKTPSAYELPYGTKGSEDLLLRVLAITSYAMPESIQSLKCRRCVVVGNGHRLRNSSLGEAINKYDVVIRLNNAPVAGYEGDVGSKTTMRLFYPESAHFNPKVENNPDTLLVLVAFKAMDFHWIETILSDKKRVRKGFWKQPPLIWEVSPKQIRILNPFFMEIAADRLLSLPMQQPRKIKQKPTTGLLAITMALHFCDLVHIAGFGYPDVYNKKQTIHYYEQITLKSMAGSGHNVSQEALAIKRMLEIGVIKNLTYF; from the exons ATGGGAATGCTCAGGTCCAAGCCCTATGCTGAAAAGCTAGAGCCAGAACAAAACCTGGGCCTGGGTCTGCTGGAGTTGGGGTTGGAGGAACCCGGAATGGCAGGTGAGAATGTGGTGAACCAGGACTGTCCCTGCCTGTGTCTGTCTCTAGCTCCTCTGTGCATGTGCTCTGCAGGCTGGAAGCTCCTGGCCATGCTGGCTCTGGTCCTGGTCGTCATGGTGTGGTATTCCATCTCCCGAGAAGACAGGTACATTGAGCT CTTTTATTTTCCCATCCCAGAGAAAAGGGAGCCATGCCTCCAGGGTGAGGCGGAGAGGAAGGCCTCTAAGATCTTTGGCAA TTACTCCCGAGATCAGCCCATTTTCTTGCAGCTGAAGGATTTTTTCTGGGTCAAGACACCTTCTGCCTATGAGCTGCCCTATGGGACCAAGGGGAGCG AAGACCTGCTTCTCCGGGTTCTAGCCATCACGAGCTACGCCATGCCGGAGAGCATCCAGAG CCTGAAGTGCCGCCGCTGCGTGGTGGTGGGGAACGGGCACCGGCTACGGAACAGCTCGCTGGGAGAGGCCATCAACAAGTACGATGTGGTCATCAG ATTGAACAACGCCCCAGTGGCTGGCTACGAGGGGGACGTGGGCTCCAAGACCACCATGCGTCTCTTTTACCCTGAATCTGCCCACTTCAATCCCAAAGTGGAGAATAACCCAGATACACTCCTGGTCCTGGTAGCATTCAAGGCGATGGACTTCCACTGGATTGAGACCATCCTGAGTGACAAGAAGCGG GTGCGAAAGGGTTTCTGGAAGCAGCCTCCCCTCATCTGGGAAGTTAGCCCGAAGCAGATTCGGATTCTCAACCCCTTCTTCATGGAGATTGCAGCTGACAGACTGCTGAGCCTGCCAATGCAACAGCCCCGCAAAATTAAGCAG AAGCCCACCACAGGGCTGTTGGCCATCACCATGGCCCTCCACTTCTGCGACTTGGTGCACATTGCTGGCTTTGGCTACCCAGATGTCTACAACAAGAAGCAGACCATTCACTACTATGAGCAGATCACACTCAAGTCCATGGCG GGGTCAGGCCACAATGTCTCCCAGGAGGCACTGGCCATCAAGCGGATGCTAGAAATCGGAGTCATCAAGAACCTCACTTACTTCTGA
- the ST3GAL4 gene encoding CMP-N-acetylneuraminate-beta-galactosamide-alpha-2,3-sialyltransferase 4 isoform X2: MGMLRSKPYAEKLEPEQNLGLGLLELGLEEPGMAGENVVNQDCPCLCLSLAPLCMCSAGWKLLAMLALVLVVMVWYSISREDSFYFPIPEKREPCLQGEAERKASKIFGNYSRDQPIFLQLKDFFWVKTPSAYELPYGTKGSEDLLLRVLAITSYAMPESIQSLKCRRCVVVGNGHRLRNSSLGEAINKYDVVIRLNNAPVAGYEGDVGSKTTMRLFYPESAHFNPKVENNPDTLLVLVAFKAMDFHWIETILSDKKRVRKGFWKQPPLIWEVSPKQIRILNPFFMEIAADRLLSLPMQQPRKIKQKPTTGLLAITMALHFCDLVHIAGFGYPDVYNKKQTIHYYEQITLKSMAGSGHNVSQEALAIKRMLEIGVIKNLTYF; encoded by the exons ATGGGAATGCTCAGGTCCAAGCCCTATGCTGAAAAGCTAGAGCCAGAACAAAACCTGGGCCTGGGTCTGCTGGAGTTGGGGTTGGAGGAACCCGGAATGGCAGGTGAGAATGTGGTGAACCAGGACTGTCCCTGCCTGTGTCTGTCTCTAGCTCCTCTGTGCATGTGCTCTGCAGGCTGGAAGCTCCTGGCCATGCTGGCTCTGGTCCTGGTCGTCATGGTGTGGTATTCCATCTCCCGAGAAGACAG CTTTTATTTTCCCATCCCAGAGAAAAGGGAGCCATGCCTCCAGGGTGAGGCGGAGAGGAAGGCCTCTAAGATCTTTGGCAA TTACTCCCGAGATCAGCCCATTTTCTTGCAGCTGAAGGATTTTTTCTGGGTCAAGACACCTTCTGCCTATGAGCTGCCCTATGGGACCAAGGGGAGCG AAGACCTGCTTCTCCGGGTTCTAGCCATCACGAGCTACGCCATGCCGGAGAGCATCCAGAG CCTGAAGTGCCGCCGCTGCGTGGTGGTGGGGAACGGGCACCGGCTACGGAACAGCTCGCTGGGAGAGGCCATCAACAAGTACGATGTGGTCATCAG ATTGAACAACGCCCCAGTGGCTGGCTACGAGGGGGACGTGGGCTCCAAGACCACCATGCGTCTCTTTTACCCTGAATCTGCCCACTTCAATCCCAAAGTGGAGAATAACCCAGATACACTCCTGGTCCTGGTAGCATTCAAGGCGATGGACTTCCACTGGATTGAGACCATCCTGAGTGACAAGAAGCGG GTGCGAAAGGGTTTCTGGAAGCAGCCTCCCCTCATCTGGGAAGTTAGCCCGAAGCAGATTCGGATTCTCAACCCCTTCTTCATGGAGATTGCAGCTGACAGACTGCTGAGCCTGCCAATGCAACAGCCCCGCAAAATTAAGCAG AAGCCCACCACAGGGCTGTTGGCCATCACCATGGCCCTCCACTTCTGCGACTTGGTGCACATTGCTGGCTTTGGCTACCCAGATGTCTACAACAAGAAGCAGACCATTCACTACTATGAGCAGATCACACTCAAGTCCATGGCG GGGTCAGGCCACAATGTCTCCCAGGAGGCACTGGCCATCAAGCGGATGCTAGAAATCGGAGTCATCAAGAACCTCACTTACTTCTGA
- the ST3GAL4 gene encoding CMP-N-acetylneuraminate-beta-galactosamide-alpha-2,3-sialyltransferase 4 isoform X4 — translation MGMLRSKPYAEKLEPEQNLGLGLLELGLEEPGMAGENVVNQDCPCLCLSLAPLCMCSAGWKLLAMLALVLVVMVWYSISREDSYSRDQPIFLQLKDFFWVKTPSAYELPYGTKGSEDLLLRVLAITSYAMPESIQSLKCRRCVVVGNGHRLRNSSLGEAINKYDVVIRLNNAPVAGYEGDVGSKTTMRLFYPESAHFNPKVENNPDTLLVLVAFKAMDFHWIETILSDKKRVRKGFWKQPPLIWEVSPKQIRILNPFFMEIAADRLLSLPMQQPRKIKQKPTTGLLAITMALHFCDLVHIAGFGYPDVYNKKQTIHYYEQITLKSMAGSGHNVSQEALAIKRMLEIGVIKNLTYF, via the exons ATGGGAATGCTCAGGTCCAAGCCCTATGCTGAAAAGCTAGAGCCAGAACAAAACCTGGGCCTGGGTCTGCTGGAGTTGGGGTTGGAGGAACCCGGAATGGCAGGTGAGAATGTGGTGAACCAGGACTGTCCCTGCCTGTGTCTGTCTCTAGCTCCTCTGTGCATGTGCTCTGCAGGCTGGAAGCTCCTGGCCATGCTGGCTCTGGTCCTGGTCGTCATGGTGTGGTATTCCATCTCCCGAGAAGACAG TTACTCCCGAGATCAGCCCATTTTCTTGCAGCTGAAGGATTTTTTCTGGGTCAAGACACCTTCTGCCTATGAGCTGCCCTATGGGACCAAGGGGAGCG AAGACCTGCTTCTCCGGGTTCTAGCCATCACGAGCTACGCCATGCCGGAGAGCATCCAGAG CCTGAAGTGCCGCCGCTGCGTGGTGGTGGGGAACGGGCACCGGCTACGGAACAGCTCGCTGGGAGAGGCCATCAACAAGTACGATGTGGTCATCAG ATTGAACAACGCCCCAGTGGCTGGCTACGAGGGGGACGTGGGCTCCAAGACCACCATGCGTCTCTTTTACCCTGAATCTGCCCACTTCAATCCCAAAGTGGAGAATAACCCAGATACACTCCTGGTCCTGGTAGCATTCAAGGCGATGGACTTCCACTGGATTGAGACCATCCTGAGTGACAAGAAGCGG GTGCGAAAGGGTTTCTGGAAGCAGCCTCCCCTCATCTGGGAAGTTAGCCCGAAGCAGATTCGGATTCTCAACCCCTTCTTCATGGAGATTGCAGCTGACAGACTGCTGAGCCTGCCAATGCAACAGCCCCGCAAAATTAAGCAG AAGCCCACCACAGGGCTGTTGGCCATCACCATGGCCCTCCACTTCTGCGACTTGGTGCACATTGCTGGCTTTGGCTACCCAGATGTCTACAACAAGAAGCAGACCATTCACTACTATGAGCAGATCACACTCAAGTCCATGGCG GGGTCAGGCCACAATGTCTCCCAGGAGGCACTGGCCATCAAGCGGATGCTAGAAATCGGAGTCATCAAGAACCTCACTTACTTCTGA